In Shewanella sp. MR-4, the genomic stretch TGATGCGGCGATGGCGCTGCTTGAGAGCGGACTGAGTGTTGATGCGATTTTTGCCGCCAGTGATTTAATCGCCATCGGTGCGATTCGCGCCTTAAAAGAGAAGGGGATCTTGGTACCCGAGCAAGTCGCTGTGGTGGGATACGATGATATTCCGGTGGCGAGTTTTGCCAATCCACCGCTGACCACGATTAAGCAAAATACCCAATTAGCGGGGGAAATCTTAGTGGAAAGCCTACTAAAGCTTATTCGTGGTCAAGCGGTGACCCCGCAATTAATCCCAACGACCTTAGTGGTACGCAGCTCCTGCGGGATTGATCATACGCCGCTCGCTTGAGTCGCATCCAGTTTGATTTAATCACTAAGCCGAGTGTTAACAAACACTCGGCTTTTTCTTGGACACTTTTCTAAGCGTGTCAGATAGGAGCCTAAACTGAATCGGTGAGGGACTAGCCCCTGGCGTACTGGCGCAAAAACTTAGGCACCTCGGCCTTAGTCTTGGTCATGATTTTCTGCATCAGGCTAAAGGGCGGCTCAGTAATCGCATACCCTTGTTTAAGATCGGCCAGCATGCGCAGCCATAAATGCCCCGTCATTTCCGCGTCCGCCAAGGCACGGTGAAAGGTGCCATCGCTTGGTAGCTGCTTATGGCGCACTAGGGTTGCCAATTGATGATTGATAGCCTCAGGGTATAGCCGTCTTGCCAGCAGGAGTGAGCAGCCAAATTGACCGGGGTAGTGGTGGCCTATCTGGGCAAATTCGGCATCCAGAAAACGTTGATCGAAAGCCGCATTATGGGCCACCAGATGATGTTTACCGATAAACGCGGCAAAACGTGCCATCACCTCGGCGCAGGGCGCAGCATGGGCGAGCATTTGATTGCTGATCCCGGTGTAATCTTCGATAAAACTGTTTATCCGAAAACCAGGATTCATTAATTCTGAAAAGCGCGCGGTAATTTGCCCTTGTTCAATCAACACTGCACCAATCTCAATGGCGCGCGCCCCTTGATTGGGTGAGAGCCCCGAAGTTTCAAAATCGAGTACCACAAGGGTATTCGCGGGCGAATAGGTTGGCGTTCTAGACATAGGCTCCATACTGTTCAATGTTAGTGTCTGAGAACATTCAGACGACGGCATTGTAACAAAGGCATAGTGCGATTTCGCATAGTTTTACCCATTAATCGCAAATGTTCGCCCATTTAGGAGCTGCTAACCAATTGTAAATTAAATGTACTCGACAATTCATTACCCTATATTAGGGTCTAAGCTGCTCAACCATGGCCACAAACTGGCTGACACCATTTCCGACATCGGCAAGGCCAGCTGCGACTTCAAAATGGCCCGAGGGGATATTTTGTTTCGCGAGTGCAATCATTTGCGGAGCGAGGTCGATACCAAAGACCGTTAATCTAGGTTCCTTCGCGACTAAATAGCGACTGATATTGCCTGGTCCACAACTGATATCCAGTAGGCGGCTATGTTCGGTGAGATAGCCGAGGAGGCTTTCATAGGTTTGAGTGTATGGGGCAAATTCCAAGTATTTGTCCTGATACTGTTTGGCATATTTATCAAAGGTCGCCACTGTGACTTGATTGTGATCCTGTGCTTGTGCCTTCAAACCTTGCTTCCTTTATCAGCGGCCAAAGACTTTGGTGATAATCAGTCTAGTACAATTCATTTCAGGCGAACACAGTGAGACTAGACTGGGTAATCCAAATCGAGGTTGATATTGAGTCCTAATTGATAGGCGTGGTCTTGCATCAGCTTGGTCATTAACGCGGTATCCGTCAGTTGCGATAAGGTGATGGGGCGAGCCTCCCATCGCGGTGCGTGACCAGCATAATTGCAATGAGCAAGGTATAAGCGGTGTTGACTCTGATGCAGGGTAAAAAAACGCATATCACAGGTGGCGGCAATAGTTAAATATGGTTCAAAATCAAGTTCATATACTTGCATTGCATCAAATTCAGACCAAGAAATATAACGTGAGCATTCGTAGTATTGTGCGGGTAATTGCGCCTCAGCTTTAATGCCATCAAATAAATTGATGACATCTTGCATTTGGTGCAGTTTAATCATGGCTTGTTCCGTCAATCTAAATCTCCTTTATCTTTAATTTTATTAGCTTTAATCAATGAGTTAACCATTAATCAGTCATCGCGTTACCGCGCCAGAGCCTATCGGCTAAACCTGAGGCTCGCTGGGTAGCTTGCTGGCTTGCGCGCTCAAAGACTTGTTGTGTGCCTAAACAGCTAAAGTGTTGTTTTGCACGGGTAATAGCGGTGTAGACCAGCTCCTTGGTGAGCAATTGCCATTGTACTAGGCTCGGATTGGGCGGAAGTACAAGGGCGACTCGATTAAATTCACTGCCCTGACTTTTATGTACCGTCATGGCGTAGCAGGTTTCATGGCTAGGCAGCCTTGCGGGGAGCACTTTAAGCAGTTTGCCATCGGCTTTGATAAAGTGGGCCATCAGGCGCTCTGGCCTGTCTTCATCCTGTAAAATCAAACCAATATCACCGTTAAACAGGCCTAAGTTATAGTCGTTGCTTTGGATAATAATTGGCCGGCCAAGGTAAAACTCTTGCTGAGGATGGATAAGCTTGGCCTGAGACAGCGCTTTAGTCACGGCTTGATTGATACCTTCGACACCATAATCGCCACTGCGCATGGCGCATAGGATGCGATACTGGTTAAAGTGGGCAATGGCTTCGATGGTGCTTGGTACAGGGCTTGGATCTGAAACTTGTAGCGGACGTAAATACTCGGCGTATTGCTCACAGGCCTGTGTTAGCAGGGCGTGAAGGCCAGTGTTGTTTGCAGGCTCGCTGATTTTGGCTTGGGTCTGGTTCTGATCCATACCGTGTTCTAGCCAAGTAAGCTCGGCTAGTCCCCGTTGCCATACGGCCAAAATCCCCGCGAGATCGGAGCGGTTCACCGCGCTGGCTAATAGGCCAATGCCGGCATCGCCTTTAAATCTGTGGCTGTGGGTCAACATACACAAACTGTCACCAATTTTTGGCTCGCGATGAATATAGGGAAGCAGATCAAAGCCGGTGAGCTTGCTCAATTGCTCGGCCTGAACTTGGCTATAACGCATTCTCCATTCAGAGTGTTGTTCCGACTCGTATTTTAGCCCTGCGCAAATATCGGCGAGCACGGCGCCTGCTTCTACCGAGGCGAGTTGGTCCTGATCCCCAAGCAGTATCAAACCCGCCTGTGCGGGAAGGGCCGTGAGCAGCTTATACATCATAGGCAAATCGACCATCGACGCTTCATCGACAATCAATAGATCTAGCCGCAGGGGATTGCCTTGATGGTGACGAAACTGCGCCGAATTGGGGATAACCCCCAGCAGACGATGTAAGGTTGATGCCTCTTCCGGCACTTGCTTGAGCGCGGCTAACAGTGCTTGGGTTGCGTGACTGTGTACTTGTTCGTTTGTCGCTTGAGCCTGTTTGAGCTCCTGCTCGAGTCTTGCTTTCGAGGCCTTTATCGATTCACTTAATCGGGCGGCGGCCTTGCCTGTCGGGGCGACGAGTCTTATCTGTTTTGGTGAGTCTAATTGCTGTAACAACAGTAATTTAGTTACTGTGGTGGTTTTGCCCGTACCCGGGCCGCCGGTGATCACCGCCAGCTTTTTGCCGAGCGCCGTTGCCGTCGCGACCTTTTGCCAGTCGATATGAGGCTCAAGGGCTGAGGTTGCATGGGAAGATGCGGCGTTTGGAAATAAGTAATCGAGCTGCCTGCGTAGCGGCGCGTCTGAATCTTTATCCGTGTTGTTGACGGGTTGACTCGAAGAGAGCCTCGTCAGGGCACTGGCAACCTCGGTTTCGAAATGATGATAACGCTCAAGATAGAGTCGGCCGCCATCAAGAATCAGTGGCTTATTGCTGTGAGGTTCACCAACCGCTTCAAAATTTTCTAGCCTTGCAATCAGTTCTGGCAGGCTCAAACGGATCTGGCAGTGATTAACCGGCTCCGCCAGCGGATTGGCTGGCACTATATGTTCGAGCACTAGGCAAGTATGTTGGGCCGAGAGCTGTTGGCTTAACAAGGCGCAAAGCAGCATAAACAGCGGCTCTTGAGCATCATTAGGGTGAAGCCTTGCCATCTCGAGGGCAAAATGGCGATCCAGCGGGGTGATCAGCCGCTCCTTTTCCCAGTATTTGAGTAGCTCTGTGAGCGGCGCCTTGAGTCTGAGTGCGCCAGCGTCAACCCATAGGGTTGATACTTTTGGGGGAGTCAGTTCGGTGCTGTGGTTCATGCCATTGCTCCCGTATCCAGTTGAGCATCGGACTTTTTATTTGAGTCAGTTGTTGCCTCTAGGCTGCGCTGAAACAGCCCATCTAAGGCCAAAATCAGCGCCTTGGGCGGTTTATCGTAATAAATACCAAAGCCTGGATATTGCACCGACATTCCCCGTAAAAACAAATAATAACAACCGCCAATATGGGTATCGTAATCATAATTGGGCAAGCGCATCGCTAAATAGCGGTGCAGGGAGAGGGAGTAGAGAATATATTGCAAATCATACCTATGGTCGCTAATTGCCTGTTTTAGCGCACTATGATGATAGGCCTGAATATTATCCCCCAGATGGTTCGACTTATAGTCTGCTATATAAAACTTTCCTTGATATTCAAAGGTTAAGTCGATAAACCCCTTAAGCATGCCCTGTAATTCCTCAAACTGCAGCTCGGTATCGTAGCCAAATTGCCCAAGGAGTTGGTTAAGCTCTGTATCCTTTAAGCGATTCAGTGGCAGGTAAAACTCCATCTCGACTAAGGTGTGTTGCGGCGCGAGTGCGGCTAAACACAGCTCGGGATTAATAAGCTGATTATCCTGCGCCATTAACGCCAGCGGAGCTTGCAATACCTCAAGGTACCAATCCTCTAATATGGGTTGCCACACGGGGGCAATGCCGTATTGCAACATGGCCTTGGGTAGCTCTCGGGGGAGGTCGATTGGAGCTTGAGTAAAATCAATTAACTCAAGCACTAAGTGCATAAAGCTACCCGCGTTGGCGCCGCGCTCAAAACTAAAGCGATTGAGCAGAGGTTGCGCTTGCGGTTCTACTTCTTGCAACAAAGCCTCTTGCCACAAGGGAGCTGCCCATAAGGGATCAGCTGCGCTGTTTGTTGTATCTGTACCCAATACGGCGTTGACTTCATCATCGGCGCCGGGTGTGGCTTTAGCGTGGGGCGCATTTTTAACTAAACCGGAATAACTGCCGACGCGCCATGGAGTGCGATACTGACGGCTGACCTTACGGGCACTCAAAGTTTGAGAATCGCTTCCCCCCGTATGCAGCTTGTTAGCATCTATGTTGTCGGCCACCACCTCAATGCTGATCGCAGGCGGACTCGACTCAAGACCTGCGACCAGCGCCTTGGCGGCATTTTGCAAACGCGAAAAATCACAATCAGTGTCAGTGATCCCAAGCAGATAACCGATGGCGGTTTCATGCAGCTGGCTTTTAAGCCCCGCCTTTAACATGCGGCTATGGTTGGCGATGTACAAATAACACAGGTACACGGGGCGGGTGAGCGCCACATAGAGCAGACGCAGATCTTCGGCTAAGGTTTCCTGCTTTGCCTGTTCCCAACCTTCATCCGTGCCCTCTAAATCCCACACCAGTTCCTGCGCGCCATCGGCATTGGTTCTGTGGTAGAGCATAGGCGTCGGGCGGCGGCGATTATCCCGCGCGAGGCTGACAAAGGGCACAAAGCACACTGGGTATTCCAGCCCCTTACTCTTATGGATGGTGACGATTTGCACTAAGTTTTGCTCGCTTTCAAGGCGTAGCTGCTGCTCATCTGTCCCAGTGTTATCAATCAGTTGTTGCTCATACCAGTTGAGCAGGGCACTGATCCCATCAATTTCGGTCGCCTTTTGCTGCAACAGCTCGGCTAAGTGGCGAAAATCCGTGAGTCGACGTTCGCCATTGCTTGCCTCAAGCTGAGCGGCCGCATCTTGCTCCGCTTGGTCAGTGCTTGGCAGAATAGGTGAATGCAGCAGCCGCGCAACCATCTGGGTGGCATTGGCTAGGCTAAGCAGCGCCGGCATAATGCCGCGTTTTTGCCAGATCTGGTGCAACTCAAAAAAATGCTCTAGCAGTCTTTGGCGCTGCTCTTCATCTTGGTTAAAGGCATGGATTTGCTCGGCGCGATAACCAAGCAGGGCGGTAGCAAGGGCGCTACGCAGGGCGCGCTCGTCCTTGGGGCTGGCCAAGGCACGCAGAATGAGCGCCATTTCCCGCGCTTCGACGGTTTCAAATACGCTGTCGCGACTTAAAAAGACGGCACCAATCTGGCGCTTGCTCAGCGCGGTTTTCATCACGGCCGCTTCGTTTCTATCGCGTACTAAGATCGCGATATCTTTGGCAATTAATGGCCCTTTGGGCGTGCTGCATTGACCATTGGCGGCCTGCGTCAGTAAACGGGTGATTTCGGCGGCGGTGTCTTCGGCCAAGGTTTGCCGCGCACTGGCCTTATTAAGTCCCGTATCGCCTTCACTCAAGAGTTTTAACCGCAGCGCGGCGCTATTGGGCGCATGCTCAACGAGTTGTTTGGCCGCCGCACTGGCAGGCGTTTTAACCGGATCGAAGGGAATCGATTGGCTGATAAAAGGATCCGAATGCTGG encodes the following:
- the recD gene encoding exodeoxyribonuclease V subunit alpha: MNHSTELTPPKVSTLWVDAGALRLKAPLTELLKYWEKERLITPLDRHFALEMARLHPNDAQEPLFMLLCALLSQQLSAQHTCLVLEHIVPANPLAEPVNHCQIRLSLPELIARLENFEAVGEPHSNKPLILDGGRLYLERYHHFETEVASALTRLSSSQPVNNTDKDSDAPLRRQLDYLFPNAASSHATSALEPHIDWQKVATATALGKKLAVITGGPGTGKTTTVTKLLLLQQLDSPKQIRLVAPTGKAAARLSESIKASKARLEQELKQAQATNEQVHSHATQALLAALKQVPEEASTLHRLLGVIPNSAQFRHHQGNPLRLDLLIVDEASMVDLPMMYKLLTALPAQAGLILLGDQDQLASVEAGAVLADICAGLKYESEQHSEWRMRYSQVQAEQLSKLTGFDLLPYIHREPKIGDSLCMLTHSHRFKGDAGIGLLASAVNRSDLAGILAVWQRGLAELTWLEHGMDQNQTQAKISEPANNTGLHALLTQACEQYAEYLRPLQVSDPSPVPSTIEAIAHFNQYRILCAMRSGDYGVEGINQAVTKALSQAKLIHPQQEFYLGRPIIIQSNDYNLGLFNGDIGLILQDEDRPERLMAHFIKADGKLLKVLPARLPSHETCYAMTVHKSQGSEFNRVALVLPPNPSLVQWQLLTKELVYTAITRAKQHFSCLGTQQVFERASQQATQRASGLADRLWRGNAMTD
- a CDS encoding PolC-type DNA polymerase III produces the protein MSRTPTYSPANTLVVLDFETSGLSPNQGARAIEIGAVLIEQGQITARFSELMNPGFRINSFIEDYTGISNQMLAHAAPCAEVMARFAAFIGKHHLVAHNAAFDQRFLDAEFAQIGHHYPGQFGCSLLLARRLYPEAINHQLATLVRHKQLPSDGTFHRALADAEMTGHLWLRMLADLKQGYAITEPPFSLMQKIMTKTKAEVPKFLRQYARG
- the recB gene encoding exodeoxyribonuclease V subunit beta, with protein sequence MTKVSPALPLDPLTLPFGGSRLIEASAGTGKTYTISGLYLRLLLGDGLSESLNCEQILVVTFTNAATEELRDRIRRRIQVAFKCFLGLEINDPFVQALYDKTPEAERAIALRRFDLALKSLDEAAIFTIHGFCQRILADLAFESSLLFESDFTLDDSEFLHHAVRDFWREACYPLPEYLAQIIASEFGDPDGLVKQLRALLGASEAKPLKPVQPFARLAESLSQSVQRFKLAWPRGRDALLELLHSLPLNGQRFGKASDNYPKLAEMFDQLDNFLAFGHGLPPLKVLEALSLSELKLNKGGVIPSASEAPLLDHMEQLAALINAIKPAFLYSAKQGISERFAKQKQQKNVLTPDDLLTTLAAAMQANPDTLPKAVASRFPVALIDEFQDTDPLQFAIFSGIYQTRLGVDTQDPAAAEPKPRTDSKLSLLMIGDPKQAIYAFRGADIYTYIEARRQTEAHYFLDTNYRSSRNLVVGVNHLFAQHSDPFISQSIPFDPVKTPASAAAKQLVEHAPNSAALRLKLLSEGDTGLNKASARQTLAEDTAAEITRLLTQAANGQCSTPKGPLIAKDIAILVRDRNEAAVMKTALSKRQIGAVFLSRDSVFETVEAREMALILRALASPKDERALRSALATALLGYRAEQIHAFNQDEEQRQRLLEHFFELHQIWQKRGIMPALLSLANATQMVARLLHSPILPSTDQAEQDAAAQLEASNGERRLTDFRHLAELLQQKATEIDGISALLNWYEQQLIDNTGTDEQQLRLESEQNLVQIVTIHKSKGLEYPVCFVPFVSLARDNRRRPTPMLYHRTNADGAQELVWDLEGTDEGWEQAKQETLAEDLRLLYVALTRPVYLCYLYIANHSRMLKAGLKSQLHETAIGYLLGITDTDCDFSRLQNAAKALVAGLESSPPAISIEVVADNIDANKLHTGGSDSQTLSARKVSRQYRTPWRVGSYSGLVKNAPHAKATPGADDEVNAVLGTDTTNSAADPLWAAPLWQEALLQEVEPQAQPLLNRFSFERGANAGSFMHLVLELIDFTQAPIDLPRELPKAMLQYGIAPVWQPILEDWYLEVLQAPLALMAQDNQLINPELCLAALAPQHTLVEMEFYLPLNRLKDTELNQLLGQFGYDTELQFEELQGMLKGFIDLTFEYQGKFYIADYKSNHLGDNIQAYHHSALKQAISDHRYDLQYILYSLSLHRYLAMRLPNYDYDTHIGGCYYLFLRGMSVQYPGFGIYYDKPPKALILALDGLFQRSLEATTDSNKKSDAQLDTGAMA
- a CDS encoding class I SAM-dependent methyltransferase; protein product: MKAQAQDHNQVTVATFDKYAKQYQDKYLEFAPYTQTYESLLGYLTEHSRLLDISCGPGNISRYLVAKEPRLTVFGIDLAPQMIALAKQNIPSGHFEVAAGLADVGNGVSQFVAMVEQLRP